Within the Bacteroidota bacterium genome, the region CCTAGCTTAAAATAAATGGTACTGTCAGACACATAAAAACCAGATGGAATATTTCTTTTATCGAAATCATAAAATGTTATGGGGGCATGATCAACCACATCTCCAAACGCTGTGGCAAAAAGAATATTTCCCGATTCATCTTTTGTTATTTTTTTTGCTCCGGTATACTTCATAGCCACCTGAGAAGGATTGGCTCCGGGATGAAGAATTAATGAATACTTTATTCCTTCTACTTCATGAAAAACATACTCTACATCAATATTGGGATATATATTTTTATAAATAATTTTTCTAAAGGTGTGTGCGATAAAAGTTTTGGGGTTGGATTTACTCGATAAATCGGGATACGTAAAATAGTGCGCAGACGGAATCTCCGCTAAAATTGTTGGATTAGCATTTGCATTTTGCCACTCCATGTGCAGCAGGAATATCTTAGGAACTTCATCCCCCTCTAGTTTTTCTATATTTACAGATTCTTTGTTTTTCCTCTCCCTTTCTTCCTTCTCTTTGTCTATTACTTCTAATTTATCATGACGAAATGTTAATCCTTTGGTAGTAAAATAAATTTGAACACCGCCATTATCTATTGCATATAAAATACTATCATTTCTAAAATTAGTTTGCGCTGTAAATTGTCCAACGTTTTCAATAAACTCTTTATGTTCAAATGGTTTGTTTATCCATTTCTTCTGATTTAGTGAAACTGATTGAGAGTCTGAGTATAGATACAACAATATAAAGAAGTACAATAAGATTCCTTTTTTTAAAAAAAATGTACCTCTTTCACTCATTTAGGGATTTACTCATTTGCAAGTAAGTAAATATATACCATTTCTACGCCTTATTCAAGACATAGAAATGGTTATTTCCAATGAATTTCGATATATCCCTTATACGTTTTATCTTCTATTGTAAGTATAAAATAATAGGTACCGGCTACCACTTTATTATTCCCAATTTTTGCCGAAGATACATTTACTGTTCCATCCCAATCATTTGCATAGTTATCTTTAGAATAAACAACATCGCCCCATCTATTAAACACTTCAAACTTATTCCTACCCCACTTTGTTAGATTTTTAACTACAAACAAATCATTTATTCCATCTCCATCCGGGCTAAATGCATTTGGAATATTAATAGAATAGTCTTCGTTTACAACTACAATTTTCTGAGCAGTTGCGGAACACCCATATTGATTTGTAACAACTAACGTAACAACATAGCCCGACAAATTAGTTGCTTGGTAAGTGTGAGAAGGGTTTGCATTCACCGAATCCAACGTACTATTATCACCGAAATTCCATGCCCACGAACTATAATCAGAACTTGTATTTGTAACTTGAATAACCGGATTAGCCATATCTACCACACTTGGTGTGACATTAAAACTAGCCTGAGGGCTTGAATAAACTGTAATCCCCCCTCCTAACGTAGTGCTTGCAACACAACCAGCCGCAGTATTTATGGTAAGACTAACTGTATAAACACCTGATGAATCGTAACAAATATTTTGTGGACTTTGCAAATTAGAAGTTAACGAATTTCCGAAATTCCAACTCCAAGATGTTATGTTATCTCCGGGATAAACCATTGACAAATCGTTAAAATTAATACACGTTTGCATACAAACACTGTTATCGCTAACACTTACAGATGCTGTTGGTGCTGTAGCTACAAGTACTCGAACGCTATCATTTGCTGAAGGACAAACTCCGTTTACAACTGTCCAAACAAACTGGTAGGTACCCACCGATAAATTACTAACCAAAGATGTAGGCGAAACAGAATTAGAGATTACTGCCGTAGTTGCTCCCGAAGATTGAACCCAAGCACCAGTTGACAATCCGGTTAAAGGAGTCGCTCCAAAGGAAGCAGATGCATTAGGAGCACAAATCGAAATATCTGCGCCCGCATTTGCAATAGGCACGTTGTACGTTTTAATTTTAACAGTATCTTTTGCTGCGGCACATACCCCATTATTTACAGTCCAAACAAAATCATATGTTCCTTCTTGCAAACCGGTAACATTCGTATTCGCATTTGCAGGAACTGCAAAAGTTGCATTGGTGGGTGCTCCAACCAACTGACTCCACATACCTGTAGAAGAACCTTGCGTATTTGTGCCCGTCATAAGTACGCTATTAGCGGCACAATAAGAAGAATCAACACCTGCAAAAGCTACAGGTTTATTATACACTACAACTGTTGCAGTATCAATTGAACTGCAATATCCGGCACGATTTACAGTAACCGTATAAATAGTTGTTAATGGATTTATACCTGAATTAGTAGCCGTAAACACCGGATTTGCAATAGCAGTATTACTTAGTCCGGAAGAAGAATTCCAACTATAAGTATATCCAATAATTGGATTAGCTCCAATAATAGCAGCTTGTCCATCGCACAAGCTTGTATCTGTTGCTTGATTTCTTAGAGGCAGACTAAATGGCAATTGAGCAGGGTCGCAAACACAAAAGCTCGTTGCCGGATTTACCACAACAATCATTCTACAAGCAACACCTGCCGGAAAATTAAATACTGAACTATAAGGGAACACTGCATTATTACCTGGAATAATAGTATTAATTGTATCTGTTGCAATTAAATTATCTCCAATATCAACAATACCGTTATTATTCAAATCAAAATAAAAACCTAATATCGTATTAAACCCGGGCGCAACTGTTTCTCCCGAATTAACGATATCAAAAGAAACATGTGCTGTTTCTCCATTAGGTGGATTAGGAACACTATACCCCGAAACATTAGTAAAAGTAAGTAGTGATTTGAGTGAAAAAATATCTAATGTATCTAGCCCTGTTAAGACACTAATTCCACACATTTGATTACTTGCTACACAAAGTACGTTGGTGGAAGTTGTTGTTCTTGCATAAAACTGATACACGTTACACGATAAAACATTTGCTGCAGCTTGAAACCCAATAGTAAAAACGGTACTATCTCCTGCCAATACACCAGATGGCAATAACCACGAAACGTACTGGGAGCCATTAAATATATAGGAAATTGGATTTGTATTTACAGGTGAATTATGAACTCCTATAAATGAAGCAGGCGTGTATGTTACACCAAGTGGCAACATAACCGTAACAGAATCCTGTCCTCCAAATGCTAAGGGTCCATTATTTTTTACACGAACTCTCAATATTTGACTACCATTACATGGAGTAATATAGTTTAGCTCTTTTAATTTTACATCTGCAAAATAATTTGGAGTAGCCCCAGTAATTGAAAGCTGTGAAGACAATGTTACTAAACGCCCTGCGGGTGAGCCACAAAAACTCTGAGCTTGATAATAAAATACAGCTGTGCTCCCCGACAAGTAACTGCAATCTGTAGTTACTTGAAACTTAACTTTTATAGCATTTAAAGTCGGAGATAAAATTCCTTGTAATCCATTTCCTCCGATTGTAGAATTTAATGTTGAAATATTCCACTGCCAATTTGTGCCACCAACATTTGTTGGATTTGTTAATGGAACATATCCTGATGTTATTGGATATAAAATTTGGCACGACCCAGGGACAATTGTTACTCCAACCGGTAATTGGGCATTGAGTAATACCGAATAGGCATTTCCCATTTGAATATTCTGCCCCTCTACAACAAAGGTAGATGTGTCGCATAAGTTAATAGAACTTGAGGGTGAAATGACATTAGTTACTAATAAAGGCGTCTGAGGAAATACTTTAAGTTTCATTGATTTAGGCGACACACAAGTATTAGCGTTGATGTTTGCCGGATACCCATTGCAATTCCAACTTTGAACCAGTATTAAACTGTCAGGGGTGCAACCCAAGTAAGAAGTACAAACTTGGTAATTCTTTGTGGCTCCCGCATTTAAAGTTCCTAATTGGTAAATTCCTCCAACAGGTGAAATTACATTATTATTAGACAAGTCCTTAATGGCAGTAATAACTACACCTGTATTACCTTGTGAAGCAATCCATGTATTTGGAGCGTTATTATTAGTAACATTAGAGACTGAAATATTCCAACACACCACCGAACTAGTTGCAACTTGAGATGGGTAGTCGGCTTGTAGAAAAAAGTTGGGACCTGAATACAAAACACCATCGCCATTAGTACTTATCAACCTTGATGTTGAAGAATCTAGTTGAGCAGAAGGATTAAACTTCCATGTATACAATATATTCGAAGTTGTATTTTGTACCACATTGCAATTAGGCGAAATTGTAATAGTGAAAATTCCATAAAACCCATCATCGCTTCTATGTATTGTAGGATTAATACCCGAGTATAAATTTCCTACTGGAAACACCAATATGTTAGAGCTAGGATTTATTGGAGTTATTGCCAAAGTAGATGTTAATGCCGTAACTTGAGTTCCTGCCGTTTGATACTCATAAATACTCGCAGCCTTAAAGGAGTATCCAGTAGGTATAGTAACTGTCATGGTATCAATAAAGCTCCAAGATCTGTATTCATAAGGGAATAAATTTCCTCCAGCATAGTTGGAACAACAAGGACCAATACTTAAATAATAATTTTGTGTAGCTACTAAATCATTACAACCAATAGAATTGTACGCCCCAGGACCATAATTGGTAAAATAATAACCAATAATTGTAACATAGCCATTAAACGTATTGCACGAAAACTTATTAACCGAACTTACGGGATTAGCTATATTGGCTAAATAAAAACTGTTGCTTATCTGCGCTGTAATACTTGGATTACCGGTAGAGCTTCCGTTGTATTGATTTTTAACAACTCTATATCTTGGCTTAAAAACTAATGAATCGTTATTCAGATATAAAAAGTTGGATGGAACACATCCATTAGCAATTAAAACCGAAGCACTTAAATCATAGTTGAATGTGACAGAGGTAGAAGTTACAGCTTGTGATATACTACAAGTAGCAAACAATGCGTTGTTTCTATATATTTTCAAATCCCCTCCAATATAATTTAAGTACTCTCCATTTGTAATGGATGAAGATGCGTAACAATAATTCCAAGTGGGATAAACACTATTTGTTTTTACAGTTGCAAAAAATGATGTTTCTAACGTATCGTGATACATTAATCTGTCACGCCTAATCAAACTCGTATTTATGTTACCAGAGGCATCCTCTACCCCATTATTGTCGTTATCAGGTAATCCGTAATTAGATCTTAATGCAGTAAAATTTTTAAAATTTAAACCAACACAACTTTGAGGGCATACTACATTGGTGTAGCCTGTATCGGCCATAATTAGCATTTCACAAGAACACGATGTTGTTGTTGGTAAATAAGATAAATATAATTCAACACTGGAAACTCCGCCTGCACAAGAAGAGCAATTTGCGCCTAAATCAATCATCACCTCTGCTTGATCAGAAACAATACTTGTAGTAAAAGTAGCTACAACAGAATTTCCTGTAACTGCAATTGAAGTTGGATTATGAGTAATTGTACCAACGGCATTTCTAATTCTTATATTAGAAACTGAATTCGTAAATGTAATACACGGAGATAGCACGAACAAAGCTTTCCATTGCTTAGATGTTGGAGCCGGATATGAATTCTGATAACCGGAAATTAAAAAATTAAACACGCCCGTTGATCCGGAAACTATATTTGCAGGTGAAATATTATTTGAAAGAGTTCCTCGTATGGACTTGAATGACTTCCCAGTCTTCTCAACCAAGGTTATCACATTAGAACAAATATCTGAATAGCTACCTTTATAATTCCACCCCCCAATATATGGATCGGCACAACATGAAAATTGATTCCATCGGATTATAACAGAGTCTCCCGCATTAATAAGAGGGATTACGAAAGTTGCTCCTCCAATCGTATTCCCGTTCAAACATGAAACATTTTGGTTTTGCTTTGTTAACGTTGGTGTTAGCGGAGCAAATACACCATTATTTACTTTTATCTCAAACGAATTAAAAGACGATTGAAATGAAGGAGAGAATCCGTTGCTTAGCGATTGAAAAATTTCGATAGAAACATTAGATGCAACTCCTGCTCCAATATTTTCAATAAGTAATTGCTGTTGATCTCCGGTTCCTACTCCTAAGCAATTAGACAAACTAGATTTCGGAGTTAATTTTAAACTGGGGGTTAAACCATTAAATGTTACATTGCCTACAGTTTCTGCTTCCTGACACGTTTGACCACCACATCCCCACTGAGCTTTAATAGTAGAAGCAACCGAATTACAACCATTAATTTTCACATTTTCACATATAACAATACTCTCCCCACTTTCCAACAACGCATTTCCATTTCCTACTCCGGTAAAATGCGCTCCGTTAAGTAGAATAGTTGTTAATGATGAAGTATTGGAAGTTATCGTACCGTTTGTAACTGAAGTTATTTGAATATCTCCACCATGAGCATCCGACAACGTAAACTGGCTAATAGCACCCAAACCCCCATTTGTAATTGTTAAACATCTAGTAAAAGTTCCGCCAACACTACCTGCAAACGATTGATTTGAAAAGTTTGTTATGGATAAAT harbors:
- a CDS encoding gliding motility-associated C-terminal domain-containing protein, whose protein sequence is MKRKISFFISIVVFFIKTLSSQTNFISVSSTVPSDITICGESKLFSLTINNPSTFNLTNFSVSVAMPTGVNYVPGSVTGFGQSSIANLSAPTFTLASLAQGGSVVITYSASVECSVLGYLSLGNPIENTYTVNYIANSAPYTLSSTSLNYQIKEPNLSITNFSNQSFAGSVGGTFTRCLTITNGGLGAISQFTLSDAHGGDIQITSVTNGTITSNTSSLTTILLNGAHFTGVGNGNALLESGESIVICENVKINGCNSVASTIKAQWGCGGQTCQEAETVGNVTFNGLTPSLKLTPKSSLSNCLGVGTGDQQQLLIENIGAGVASNVSIEIFQSLSNGFSPSFQSSFNSFEIKVNNGVFAPLTPTLTKQNQNVSCLNGNTIGGATFVIPLINAGDSVIIRWNQFSCCADPYIGGWNYKGSYSDICSNVITLVEKTGKSFKSIRGTLSNNISPANIVSGSTGVFNFLISGYQNSYPAPTSKQWKALFVLSPCITFTNSVSNIRIRNAVGTITHNPTSIAVTGNSVVATFTTSIVSDQAEVMIDLGANCSSCAGGVSSVELYLSYLPTTTSCSCEMLIMADTGYTNVVCPQSCVGLNFKNFTALRSNYGLPDNDNNGVEDASGNINTSLIRRDRLMYHDTLETSFFATVKTNSVYPTWNYCYASSSITNGEYLNYIGGDLKIYRNNALFATCSISQAVTSTSVTFNYDLSASVLIANGCVPSNFLYLNNDSLVFKPRYRVVKNQYNGSSTGNPSITAQISNSFYLANIANPVSSVNKFSCNTFNGYVTIIGYYFTNYGPGAYNSIGCNDLVATQNYYLSIGPCCSNYAGGNLFPYEYRSWSFIDTMTVTIPTGYSFKAASIYEYQTAGTQVTALTSTLAITPINPSSNILVFPVGNLYSGINPTIHRSDDGFYGIFTITISPNCNVVQNTTSNILYTWKFNPSAQLDSSTSRLISTNGDGVLYSGPNFFLQADYPSQVATSSVVCWNISVSNVTNNNAPNTWIASQGNTGVVITAIKDLSNNNVISPVGGIYQLGTLNAGATKNYQVCTSYLGCTPDSLILVQSWNCNGYPANINANTCVSPKSMKLKVFPQTPLLVTNVISPSSSINLCDTSTFVVEGQNIQMGNAYSVLLNAQLPVGVTIVPGSCQILYPITSGYVPLTNPTNVGGTNWQWNISTLNSTIGGNGLQGILSPTLNAIKVKFQVTTDCSYLSGSTAVFYYQAQSFCGSPAGRLVTLSSQLSITGATPNYFADVKLKELNYITPCNGSQILRVRVKNNGPLAFGGQDSVTVMLPLGVTYTPASFIGVHNSPVNTNPISYIFNGSQYVSWLLPSGVLAGDSTVFTIGFQAAANVLSCNVYQFYARTTTSTNVLCVASNQMCGISVLTGLDTLDIFSLKSLLTFTNVSGYSVPNPPNGETAHVSFDIVNSGETVAPGFNTILGFYFDLNNNGIVDIGDNLIATDTINTIIPGNNAVFPYSSVFNFPAGVACRMIVVVNPATSFCVCDPAQLPFSLPLRNQATDTSLCDGQAAIIGANPIIGYTYSWNSSSGLSNTAIANPVFTATNSGINPLTTIYTVTVNRAGYCSSIDTATVVVYNKPVAFAGVDSSYCAANSVLMTGTNTQGSSTGMWSQLVGAPTNATFAVPANANTNVTGLQEGTYDFVWTVNNGVCAAAKDTVKIKTYNVPIANAGADISICAPNASASFGATPLTGLSTGAWVQSSGATTAVISNSVSPTSLVSNLSVGTYQFVWTVVNGVCPSANDSVRVLVATAPTASVSVSDNSVCMQTCINFNDLSMVYPGDNITSWSWNFGNSLTSNLQSPQNICYDSSGVYTVSLTINTAAGCVASTTLGGGITVYSSPQASFNVTPSVVDMANPVIQVTNTSSDYSSWAWNFGDNSTLDSVNANPSHTYQATNLSGYVVTLVVTNQYGCSATAQKIVVVNEDYSINIPNAFSPDGDGINDLFVVKNLTKWGRNKFEVFNRWGDVVYSKDNYANDWDGTVNVSSAKIGNNKVVAGTYYFILTIEDKTYKGYIEIHWK